The proteins below are encoded in one region of Hordeum vulgare subsp. vulgare chromosome 3H, MorexV3_pseudomolecules_assembly, whole genome shotgun sequence:
- the LOC123442504 gene encoding ABC transporter G family member 7-like → MEIRGLGQMLAALAAALFLRVAAAGAGPALLPPAEEEEEDAEAGEGGGGVRPVTIRWARVTCALKNKRGDMARFLLSNLSGEAKPGRLLALMGPSGSGKTTLLNVLAGQLTASPSLHLSGFLYVNGQPMSQGGYKIAYVRQEDIFFSQLTVRETLSLAAELQLPDTMSPERKEKYVDDLLFRLGLVNSADSIVGDAKVRGISGGEKKRLSLACELIASPSVIFADEPTTGLDAFQAEKVMETLRQLAEDGHTVICSIHQPRGSVYSKFDDIVLLSEGEVVYMGPAKEEPLKYFASLGLLFCHH, encoded by the exons ATGGAGATCAGGGGGCTGGGGCAGATGCTGGCGGCGCTGGCCGCGGCGCTGTTCCTGCGGGTCGCCGCCGCGGGGGCCGGCCCCGCCCTCCTCCCgcccgcggaggaggaggaggaggacgcggaggccggcgagggaggcggcggggtGCGGCCGGTGACCATCCGGTGGGCCCGCGTCACCTGCGCCCTCAAGAACAAGCGCGGGGACATG GCAAGGTTCTTGCTGTCGAATCTGTCGGGGGAGGCGAAGCCGGGGAGGCTGCTGGCGCTCATGGGGCCGTCAGGGTCCGGCAAGACGACGCTGCTCAATGTGCTGGCGGGGCAGCTCACGGCGTCGCCTTCCTTGCACCTCTCGGGCTTTCTCTACGTCAATGGCCAGCCCATGTCGCAGGGCGGTTATAA GATTGCTTATGTGAGGCAAGAAGACATTTTCTTTTCGCAGCTAACGGTGCGGGAAACACTCTCACTTGCTGCTGAACTACAGCTTCCTGACACGATGTCtcccgagaggaaggagaagtatgtTGATGATCTTCTGTTTCGTCTTGGATTG GTCAACTCTGCTGATTCTATCGTGGGTGATGCAAAAGTACGTGGAATTAGTGGTGGTGAAAAGAAGCGCCTCTCGCTTGCATGTGAACTGATTGCAAGTCCTTCAGTCATCTTTGCGGATGAACCAACAACAG GCCTTGATGCATTCCAGGCAGAGAAGGTGATGGAGACTCTTAGACAGCTTGCAGAAGATGGGCACACTGTGATATGCTCTATACACCAGCCAAGAGGTTCAGTTTATAGCAAATTTGATGACATTGTGCTACTGTCAGAGGGAGAAGTTGTATATATGGGGCCTGCAAAAGAAGAACCTCTAAAATACTTTGCATCATTAGGGTTGTTATTCTGTCATCACTAA